From the genome of Ignavibacteriales bacterium, one region includes:
- the hemC gene encoding hydroxymethylbilane synthase, with protein sequence MIKNKLVIGSRGSALALWQANFIKKELERKNKDLSVEIKIINTKGDKILDVALSKIGDKGLFTKELENELLKGTIDIAVHSLKDLQTEIPKGLKLAAVTKRHPVEDILIARKKGTKINNLPENAIVATGSLRRRSQLLHLRPDLRIEELRGNVPTRIKKFLDSKWDAIILARAGVERLKLNKHISSIISTDEILPAVGQGALGIEIKENNKLAERVLKSIHDEKTYVAIRAERALLKSLEGGCQVPIGALAQVKTNGLYLDAMVGSVDGSVTFRKKMRGTKADPEKLGQNLAKDLLKAGVAAILKDVYNNARSK encoded by the coding sequence TTGATAAAGAATAAACTTGTGATCGGATCGCGCGGCAGTGCACTTGCACTCTGGCAAGCTAATTTTATTAAAAAGGAATTGGAACGAAAAAATAAAGATCTTTCAGTAGAAATAAAGATCATAAATACTAAAGGCGATAAGATTCTTGATGTAGCACTTTCTAAAATTGGCGATAAAGGTTTATTCACAAAAGAATTGGAAAATGAATTGCTGAAAGGAACAATTGATATTGCTGTTCACAGTTTGAAAGATTTACAGACTGAAATTCCAAAAGGATTGAAACTTGCCGCTGTTACTAAACGTCACCCCGTTGAAGATATTCTGATTGCTCGTAAAAAGGGAACCAAAATTAACAACCTACCCGAGAATGCAATTGTAGCTACAGGTTCGCTTAGAAGAAGATCTCAATTGCTTCATCTTCGTCCTGATTTAAGAATTGAAGAACTTCGCGGCAATGTTCCTACAAGAATTAAAAAGTTTTTAGACTCTAAGTGGGATGCAATAATTTTAGCCCGTGCCGGCGTTGAAAGACTGAAACTGAACAAGCATATTTCAAGTATCATAAGCACTGATGAAATATTACCCGCGGTTGGACAAGGCGCTCTAGGAATTGAGATTAAAGAGAATAATAAACTTGCAGAAAGAGTTTTAAAATCAATCCATGATGAAAAAACTTATGTTGCAATTCGCGCTGAACGTGCATTATTGAAATCCTTAGAAGGCGGCTGCCAGGTTCCTATCGGCGCACTTGCACAAGTAAAAACAAATGGGTTATATCTTGATGCGATGGTTGGATCAGTTGATGGTTCGGTTACTTTCAGAAAGAAAATGCGAGGCACGAAAGCAGATCCGGAAAAACTTGGTCAAAATTTAGCAAAGGATTTACTAAAAGCAGGTGTTGCTGCAATTTTGAAAGATGTTTACAATAATGCGCGGTCAAAATGA
- a CDS encoding uroporphyrinogen-III synthase, with amino-acid sequence MNSLRNKTILITKSELESKKNLDALKHEGAELLFCPTIKIVPAINSPELDDALRMFNQFDYLVFTSANAVEVFFDIAAKRKLNLSKAKVAVVGKSTADECESVGIRVDIIPDEFSSKGLIDKLSEFDLINKKIFIPGSSLSGGDLNLGLSELGAQVYSVPVYDVVPNDLNNLKNEHKKIQKKHPNVFIFTSPSSFNNFLRIMSVTDSDKYFGTSTICAIGATTESAIREKGLAVHIVPKTFSLQGVSEAIIKYFQITADIA; translated from the coding sequence ATGAATTCACTAAGAAACAAAACGATACTTATTACCAAGAGTGAACTGGAAAGCAAAAAGAATTTAGATGCTTTGAAACATGAAGGCGCTGAATTACTTTTTTGCCCGACGATTAAAATTGTACCGGCAATTAATTCTCCGGAACTTGATGATGCGTTACGGATGTTTAATCAATTTGATTACCTGGTATTTACATCCGCCAATGCTGTCGAAGTTTTTTTTGATATCGCTGCTAAAAGAAAGCTGAATCTATCAAAAGCAAAAGTAGCTGTTGTAGGAAAAAGCACTGCCGATGAATGCGAATCCGTTGGAATCAGAGTTGATATTATACCGGATGAATTCAGTTCAAAAGGATTGATTGACAAATTATCAGAATTTGATTTGATAAATAAAAAAATATTTATTCCCGGCTCTTCTCTATCTGGCGGAGATCTGAATCTTGGTTTATCTGAACTTGGCGCACAAGTATATTCAGTTCCGGTTTATGATGTTGTTCCAAACGACTTGAACAATTTAAAAAACGAGCACAAGAAAATTCAAAAGAAACATCCTAACGTTTTTATTTTTACAAGTCCTTCTTCGTTTAATAATTTTCTTAGAATAATGAGTGTTACGGATTCTGATAAGTATTTTGGAACAAGTACCATTTGCGCTATTGGGGCCACTACTGAAAGCGCGATACGAGAAAAAGGGCTTGCAGTACATATTGTACCAAAAACTTTTTCGCTTCAAGGTGTTTCAGAAGCGATTATAAAATATTTTCAAATTACTGCTGATATAGCATAA
- the hemE gene encoding uroporphyrinogen decarboxylase has translation MTKLKNDLFLRACKGKSVEYTPTWIMRQAGRYLPEYRAIREKADFITMCKTPELAAEVTIQPVDIIGVDAAIIFSDILVIPEAMGMHLEMIESKGPKLYNPIRTADDVNKLKVIDPTKDLKYVLDAVSLAKRELNGRVPLIGFAGSPWTLMTYMVEGGGSKSFSEIKKFIYNKPKAAHLLLHKLADSVADYLSAKIEAGANAVQIFDTWGGLLSPTDFEEFSLAYIQKVISQIKRKDEPVIVFAKGVHYKLNKLADCGADVIGLDWTMELGKVRSKIGNKVALQGNLDPTVLYGDKDKIRKEAIKVLKSFGKHNGHIFNLGHGILPDVPPENAKYLVDVVKEESKVFH, from the coding sequence TTGACCAAATTAAAAAATGATTTATTTCTTAGAGCTTGCAAAGGAAAATCAGTTGAATATACACCGACGTGGATAATGCGTCAAGCAGGAAGATATCTGCCGGAATATAGAGCTATCCGAGAAAAAGCCGATTTTATAACGATGTGCAAAACACCTGAACTCGCGGCAGAAGTTACAATTCAACCAGTTGATATTATTGGAGTTGATGCGGCAATCATATTTTCTGATATACTTGTAATTCCTGAGGCGATGGGAATGCATCTTGAGATGATTGAAAGCAAAGGTCCAAAACTTTATAATCCAATCCGCACAGCAGATGATGTTAATAAATTGAAAGTGATTGATCCAACGAAGGATTTGAAATATGTGCTTGATGCCGTCTCTCTTGCTAAAAGAGAATTGAACGGACGTGTTCCGTTAATTGGTTTTGCAGGCTCACCTTGGACTTTAATGACCTACATGGTTGAAGGCGGCGGATCAAAAAGTTTTTCGGAGATAAAAAAATTCATTTACAACAAGCCTAAAGCCGCACACTTGTTGTTGCATAAGTTGGCAGATTCTGTTGCCGATTATCTTTCGGCAAAAATTGAAGCCGGTGCAAATGCAGTTCAGATATTTGATACTTGGGGCGGATTACTTTCGCCGACCGATTTTGAAGAATTTTCTCTAGCGTATATTCAGAAAGTTATTTCTCAAATTAAAAGAAAAGACGAGCCTGTAATTGTATTTGCTAAAGGCGTTCATTATAAATTGAACAAGCTTGCGGATTGCGGAGCGGATGTTATTGGTCTTGATTGGACAATGGAACTTGGGAAAGTTAGAAGTAAGATCGGCAACAAAGTCGCACTTCAAGGGAACCTTGATCCGACAGTTTTGTATGGTGATAAAGATAAAATTAGAAAAGAAGCGATAAAAGTATTGAAGTCATTCGGTAAACATAACGGTCACATCTTCAATCTCGGACACGGTATATTACCTGACGTTCCGCCAGAAAACGCGAAATATTTAGTAGATGTTGTTAAAGAAGAGAGTAAAGTGTTTCATTAG
- a CDS encoding four helix bundle protein, translating into MKTFEEIPVYQKSKELCVEIYRLNNSKFQKDFGFKDQIQRAAISVMNNIAEGFERGSNKDFVKFLYYSKGSVGEIRSLLNVAVELGYIEPQLYEKLKNDCLEISKQLSNFIKYLSTK; encoded by the coding sequence ATGAAGACTTTTGAAGAGATACCGGTTTATCAAAAATCAAAAGAATTATGTGTAGAGATTTACAGATTAAATAATTCTAAATTTCAAAAGGATTTCGGTTTTAAAGATCAAATACAAAGAGCAGCTATTTCTGTAATGAATAATATTGCAGAGGGTTTTGAAAGAGGCAGCAACAAAGATTTTGTAAAATTTCTCTATTACTCAAAAGGATCTGTTGGAGAAATAAGAAGCCTATTAAATGTTGCCGTTGAGTTGGGCTATATTGAACCACAACTCTATGAAAAGTTGAAGAATGATTGTTTGGAAATTTCGAAACAACTTTCAAATTTTATAAAATATTTATCAACAAAATAG
- the hemN gene encoding oxygen-independent coproporphyrinogen III oxidase: MFNIDLDLIKKYDRPGPRYTSYPTAPHFNDSFTPEKYLDEIIRTNNETNPPELSLYYHLPFCDTLCYFCGCNMIITRNRDRIQEYIKYLKNEIDMLRSYIVPGRKVAQLHWGGGTPTHLNPDEIKDLISFINKNFDIKNDAEEGCEIDPRGLTKEHLAALRSGGFNRISMGVQDFNEKVQKAVNRIQPEEMTRQVVNWVRELGFKSINLDLMYGLPFQSLETFEKTVDATIDISPDRIAVFNYAHVPWMKKHMALIKPEDLPVPEEKLEILKMTIEKLTSAGYVFIGMDHFAKPDDELAIAQREKKLYRNFQGYSTHAGTDLYGMGITSISQVGRSYSQNLKKEKEYFDALNNETLPIERGVYLSNDDILRRYVITKVMCDFELDFPSVEKQFGIEFDKYFSLAIKGMDEFIRDGLVEIKNRKLTVTQMGRLLIRNIAMNFDGYIERKEDTARYSRTV; encoded by the coding sequence ATGTTTAATATAGATCTCGACTTAATAAAAAAATACGATAGACCCGGACCGCGGTACACAAGTTATCCAACAGCCCCGCACTTCAACGATTCATTTACACCGGAAAAATATCTGGACGAAATTATTCGGACAAATAATGAAACCAATCCGCCGGAATTATCTCTCTATTATCATCTTCCGTTCTGTGATACGCTTTGTTATTTCTGCGGATGCAACATGATCATTACACGCAACCGCGATCGAATTCAAGAATATATCAAGTATCTCAAAAATGAAATTGATATGCTTCGCTCCTACATCGTTCCAGGCCGAAAAGTAGCGCAGCTTCATTGGGGCGGCGGAACGCCAACACATCTTAATCCGGATGAAATCAAAGACTTAATCTCATTCATCAACAAAAATTTTGATATAAAGAACGATGCAGAAGAAGGATGCGAAATTGATCCGCGCGGATTAACAAAAGAACATCTTGCTGCACTACGCAGCGGCGGATTTAACCGTATCAGTATGGGCGTTCAGGATTTCAATGAAAAAGTTCAGAAAGCTGTTAACAGAATTCAGCCTGAAGAAATGACACGGCAAGTTGTAAACTGGGTGCGCGAACTCGGATTCAAAAGCATAAATCTGGATTTGATGTACGGACTCCCCTTTCAATCTTTAGAAACTTTTGAAAAGACCGTTGATGCAACAATCGATATTTCTCCCGACCGGATTGCAGTATTTAACTATGCTCACGTTCCCTGGATGAAAAAACATATGGCTCTGATCAAACCGGAAGATTTACCGGTGCCTGAAGAAAAATTAGAAATCCTTAAAATGACAATCGAAAAACTTACAAGTGCCGGATATGTTTTTATAGGAATGGATCACTTTGCAAAACCGGATGATGAACTTGCTATTGCTCAGCGTGAAAAAAAATTATACCGGAACTTTCAAGGTTACAGCACACACGCAGGCACCGATTTATACGGAATGGGAATTACAAGTATAAGTCAAGTCGGCCGTTCTTATTCTCAAAATTTGAAAAAAGAAAAAGAATATTTCGACGCACTAAATAATGAGACTCTACCGATAGAACGCGGGGTGTATTTAAGCAACGATGATATTCTGCGCCGTTATGTAATTACAAAAGTGATGTGTGATTTCGAACTTGATTTTCCATCCGTTGAAAAACAATTTGGAATTGAGTTCGATAAATATTTTAGCCTGGCTATTAAAGGAATGGATGAATTTATTCGCGATGGTCTTGTTGAGATCAAAAATAGAAAACTTACTGTTACACAGATGGGCAGACTTCTCATACGTAACATCGCGATGAATTTTGACGGATACATTGAACGCAAAGAAGATACAGCAAGATATTCGAGAACAGTATAA